Sequence from the Miscanthus floridulus cultivar M001 chromosome 16, ASM1932011v1, whole genome shotgun sequence genome:
ATCTTTTGCAATCataaactttatttgcattttGTGATAGGTTACTAGTAATCTGGTTACATCTGTATCTCGGAGAGTGAAAAGTGCTAGATCAGAACTGAGATCTCTTCAGGCAACAGCCAACAGAATGATCCTGTCACAGGAAGAGCTGGTGTGTACGTTGGTTACATAATCACAATATGAGCACTTTTTGTCTGTGGCTTATCATTGTAATTGTTCATGAAATTCCTTAATCAGGAGGAGGTGGTACTAAAGAGATGTTGGCTGGCCCGCTACTGGACATTATGTTCTAAACTTGGTACCAAGATCACTTTTGCACTGTTTATACTCCTTTACGATGAGGGAGTATTCCCAGTTGCCTAAATAATGTTTCAAATATTATGTGTTCTTGAATTATAACATATTGAAACAGCAACTAGCAACCATTGTAATCTGTAACTGCTAGCTCAACCTTAGGACCATGGGCTAGGATGCATAATTATCCAACCCTGTTTGTCCTTTCGTGTTCACACCACACATTTTTTTTGCTACTGTTTCACTTAATTTGCGTTTAAACACTAGTGTTGTCTGGTTATTCATAAAGTTTGAACTTGTAGTCtctcttttgttttttttcataataaattcaCACAATATTTCCCCAAAAAAGAAGATCAATGTTAATTTCCAATTTTATATGTTCAATGAAAAAAATGTGTCTCGTCTATAAGCAAGCAGATGATTTTTTAATATAAAAATTGTTATATAGTGTCTGGTTTTGGCTAATGTGAGTCCCCCCTCCCCTTAGGGATACATTCTGATATTgctgaagaaaaaaaagaatacTGGTCCTCATTTGCACCGCGTGCACTTGAAGCAGTTCTATCAATTGGGCAAAAGGCAAGAGATGGAACTTTATCAGGTCATCGAAGCTATCTTTAATTCTTGTTTTGATATTTTACTTCTATGAAGCTGTTGATACAAGAATAATATGTTCCACTTACTATGCAAGTACTTCACTATCTCTATTGGCTAATCATGGAGATGAGACCCAGATTCCCCACAGGTCATGACACAATTTGACAAGTAACAAATGAAAAACCTTCAGTAGTATTCTTATATTATACAGTGATTTGATTGTAACAAAATGAAACAACGTGGCCTATTTCTACATGCTAGAAATTTGGGAACAACTTCAATTGAGTTGCTCAGATTTGACTCTCTATTCTCATCTTCTGGCTGCAAAATAGGATTTATTTGCACTTTACATTTGTACTGTGCAGTGTAAAAGGAGCCTTTTGCTATGTGTACTAAAAAAATCTCATCTGAAGGGCTAATGTTAGTAGTTTTACTGCTTTTAAAATAGTCTCGGATGATGAAGGATTACTAAGTGTATCAGATTTCATGAATGACCTTAGTCACATAACCCCGTTCTTTTCTCATAGTTCATGTGGTGACAGATAATGCTGACATGGAGAGCAGAAGCAAAATGTCTGATGTAAATGATATATCTAGTGATGGCAATATCGAGACCATGCTTTCAGTTGAGAAAGGATTGCGTGAATTGGTTTCACTCAAGGTTTTTCTCAAACTTGAAGTGTGTATGGACCTATATGCTACTTCAAAGTTTCAACTGCATGTCAGCATGATCAATTTAACTCAGAGACATGATTCACACTGTTTAAAATCCTCTTTGCGTGTATTAATTGATGTACATGATTTCCTAGAATGTGAAACCTATTGCCTGCCACGTCTCATACAGTTCTATTCTAGTTAATTGTTCAGAATATTTTGGATTTTGCTGTGCCACATCAGGTGATATGGAAAACTGGATTATCCAACTTCAGAATCCTACTGCTACTAGAGTGACTGGTCCATCTCTGTAAAGTATATAGCAAATGCAACATATATGAGATTGAGTTAGCTTTTGCATATTCTCAGAAAAATGGCATTAATATATTTCTGCTTTTATTCATAGTGCAGTAATAATAACTTCGTATTTCCTTTGAAGGTAGAGGATGCAATCATGCTTACTTTGGCTGAAAATCGACATATCAAACCTCTCTCAGGTGGCTTTTCGAAAATGTACTCATTTCTTATACTTTCATCTTACTAATATTTTATGTACAATATTTCCCTGGACCACCAATAGATAGCCATAACTGGTTATTTTCGTTAACGAAGATAAACCCATAAAAGTAATGATCTTGATTTCTCTTATTCAATATAACAAGAACATAGTAGGGAATAGATCTTAACTCAATGTGATGATGATAATATTTGCATGTGTAGCATGTAGCTTAACTTGCACAATGTTGAGCCGCTTCCGAGAAATATTATGCATAATTCACCTGTAAAAAGTGTTATTGTATGAATTAATGTCATTGGATGAATAATTTTTACCTTTTGATAAGGATTGAACTTCCATTACAGGCCAAGCTTCTGAGGGTCGGAGCCCTTCCGAGTCATTAGGTTAGTTGCTCTGTCAGTACTTTTGTATCCATGACCTTTGACGTTTCACTTTCCTAATTATGTGTCTGACATATTTCCTGGTCCTAGAGTTAAGTGCGGAAGAGCGAGAAGATGTACGCTTTAAGCAGGTAACAGACTACGTTATGTTACTCAAAATTTATTTCGCTCTGGCCAGCATTAATATTCTTTTTTTGTTCCATTGTTAATAATATAGAATGAAATACACTAACAAACTATAAACTTATTTTATGGTATCATCAAGATCACTAAACTCTTAAATACATTGTCACTCTAGGTCCAAATCAGCATGTGTTTGTTTATGTGGTACTCTTGGCTAAGAGAGATGTCCCTCTAATCACATGCTGATAGGGGGATTTGGACCTTGAGTGGCACGGACTGTGATCTGCAATATTAAGAGTTTAGGGACATGAATGACACCATGGTACAAGTTTAAGGATTGCTAGTGCAGTTTATATATAATCTTGAGCCTAATCTCCTAATTCCATATTGTGTCCATTATGTGCTTAACAAACTGGACTACGTTAGTAAAGAGAAATGTAAAATAAATATTATGTGAAAACACTTCATGGCTCTGCTTTTCGTTACCTGGTAAGCTTCATGTTTAGTGTCCTCTTATTTTGACTTCCAACACACTACAGGCATGGTTGACCTATTTCTGGAGGCGGGCCAAAAATCACAACGTAGAAGAAGATATAGCTGATGAGCGGCTACATTTTTGGATAGAACAAAGCAATCACCCAGTTACTACGAGCGACGTAATAGAAGGTAGGTTATTTTCATCCATTCCCATAGTGAAACCTGAACCAAAACCATAATATTTCTATTTTGAGTGATCAACTGACAACTGGATATTTTAGTTTAATGCATGTTCTCTCCACCTGATCCCTTgctaaattcaaattttgaagtcACGATGAATTCATTGTAATTGGTTTTTCCCATAATCATGTATAAAACCATAGAGGAATCGGGAAGCTGAATTTCAAACTTGAGGTCAATGAGATCATTATTGATTATCCTTTTCTTTTCCTGCAAACATGTAAAAAGTTGAGAGAGGACTCCACGAGCTGAAGAAGCTGGGAATCGAGTCTCAGCTGTGGGATGCGACGAGGAGAGGTCTCGATGATGATTTAAGCAACCACGGGAGTCCAACTGGATCTGAAGCTTAGCATACAAATCTAGCAAATGCATAATATGGACCGAGGCTCTATTGCCGATTTTGTGCCGTCAGAGGCCCTAGAGCCCTCCTGATATTCTTTTTCGTATTGTTACTGGCCTTTTGCTTGGTATCTTCATGTAAAATATTAAACTTTGATCAAAATATCCACGAATCCTTTCTTTTGAGTTATCTATTTTCTGTTAAATGCTAATTTATCTGTGAAAGCAAAAGGGGTTAATCATGGAGCCATCGTGATGCTTTGCTCTCTGTCAGGTAACTCTACTGCAACAAAAATATGTATTGGAtgatttcctttttccttttgcaATGGTGGTGGTCTATTCTTTTTAGGAGCAAAAAGCGTACCAAAGCAGCTTCCAGGGTTATTAAGCGTAGCAATGATCGGAGCCTTGAATCACACACACTGACGGTCTAGTAGTCGCACTCCCCATCCTGCGATCCATGTCCACGGAGGCGCCGTTGCCGGCGAGCCAGCGGCGACGGCAGTGCACGGCAGCAGTGGCAGCCGCGGGCGCGGCCTGCCTCGCGCCGTTGGTCGTGTTCCTGGCGGTGCTCGTCCTCGTGCCGTCCCTTATCCCGCGGCTGCTCCTCCGGCCGCACCACGTCGTCCCCTACGTCGCGTCCGGCGAGCTCCGCGCCCTTGCCTTCGACGCCGCGGCCTCAGCCGTCACGTACAACCTCTCCGCCGTGCTGCGGTTCGACGGCCCGCCGAGCCTGTACGCGCGCCGGTACACGGGGATCAGGGCCGCGCCGTTCTACGCCGGGCAGGAGCTCGGCGCCGCCGTGGCTCTGCCGGGGTTCACGCAGCGCAGCGGTGGAGGCAACGCGCTGCCGGTGGCGTGGGCCGGCGTGCAACGCGTCCCGCCCGGCCGGCGCGAGCGCGCCGTGGCCGCGGCGCTCGCTCGGGAGCGTGAAGAGGGTTGGATCAGCGTCAAGGTCGCCGTGCGCGCCGCGCAGGACGGCGAGGAGAGCGACTTCGCGTGCGTGCTGAGCTTCCCGGTGCCTCACAAGCGCGACGGGGGTGGTGCTGGCAATAGCGCCGCCCCCGGTGTGTTCGATGGCGGCAGTTGCATCGACGCCGTACGCGGCGAGTTCTAGACGCCACGCCACCATAATGCATGCTCCGACGATGTTTGGCATGCATGCTCCGACGATGTTTGGCTTCGGTTCATTCGTGTCCACCATGTTGTACAATGCTGCGCATGTTCTTCGATTGCCAAGATTAGTTTTGAGCATCTTTAATTCAGATTCGGATTTTTTTCCCTAATCTTGACGGAAATATACCTGATACATCCTGAAAATTTCTACCAAAACACTGTAACTGCCACTTAGGTGTCAGGATCATGAACTCTATTGGAAGCACGTCATTCTTCCAACATGGAAGGCGGTTTCATTGCAAAACAGTTGTAAGCTAGTATAAAACTTGATAGAGCAAACGTGGGTTTCTTCGTCTATCGTCACCCAACAAATCATTACGTTACAGCATTCAAACAAGGCAAACGCCAGAAGCAGAGCTGAGCATTGGTAGCACGACTATTTGCTTCTCTTGACAGCACGCCTTCCCTGGCCCTTCTTTGGCGGGCCCTTGCCACGACGCTTCAGCATTTCCAGCTTAGCCAGACGCCTGCGGAAAGTAGACATGTCCCAGTAAGACAAATGCTCATAGCAATGAGAAAGTTCTATCAAAAAATACTGAGTACTCTGTAACTTATGCATTTTATCTGCTTCTTGGCTCATGATAATGTGGGCAGAAAGAACAGAAAACAACAGGCTATGTTCAATGCTGCAGTTCAGAATGGGAAACACTAATATCTATCATGCTTGATTCACACTTGCTATATGCTTTTCTTAGTATCTTTCAGCTAGCGTGCTCCATTTTTTTTGCATCTCATTGTCAAATCTGCAAAAAAATTACTGTCTTCCAAGGGTGAATACTAAAAGTCTAAAACCAAAGACATATAACTATACATAACAACATCACAAACTCCATTTCGGTCCTCGCAGTAGAACTAAGGTTTGATAAGCAGTCATAAACTCCTATGCCAGTGGAATCTGCAATACCTTTACTGTCTTACAAGGGTGAATACTAAAACCGAAGACTTGTATAATTATATAAGAATAAAATCTGGCATTCTAAAGATGCAAGGCAATCCACAGGTTCCTCATGTAGTTCTCTCTGCAGAACTAAGGTTCGATAAGCATTCTTGAACTCCTATTCCAAACAGCACAGGACAAACCTGATGCAACCCTAATGCCATTAAGAAAACACATATGGGAGTTTGCACCATTTTCACGATTTCAACTCACACCCAGGAAAGAAGGATCAAATTATGATTTTTATGGTTTCAATTGAAACCCAGAAAACAAAAAGAGAGGATTAAGTAGTCACACTGATTCTTGCATATTTTCCATACATTTTTCAACTGTCAGCATTACCTCagaaaaattaccaaaaaaaaaaaattatagatgGGTCTGTGCCAACCAGTTTTTTATTCCTAGATACTAAGTGGAAATATGCCCATGTGCACGAAGCTTGCAATAAACCGAAAGAGAACTAAGTCCAACATGGTCAAAGACTGAATGATCAGATTTACTGTACTACAAATCATCTCAATACAGATATTCTGGACATGTCAGCTGTAGTATGTATCTTGCATTTCTCAACACATATTAAGTTGTGCGAGAGGACTCCTTATCAAACAATAGATGCATTCTTGGGACGAAAAAAAGCCAACATATCCTATAGTGACACCAAATCCAGATATCAGAGCACCAGACTAGCTGGAGAAGCCAAAGTACATAGTTCTATACTTTACTTGGTGATTACCAGACTAACCCTCTGACAAAAACAAATGCATTGTGCAACAACACAATCAGTAGAAGCTGCTACCCAGCCTGCTGCTGCCAACTTATCATCCAGCATCACTAGCTCCCTACTCGCCCTGGTCTGTTTACTATCAGATTCAGTATGAACAACCATGCTACTGAGGGCGTTCATTTGCTTCACAATAACACAACATCGTGCCAGATCGACATCAACCACCACCAAAGATAGATGAAAATGAACTGGACAGCCACCAGAGGTGCTAGAAATACTAATTGCTCTAGACCTGCAAAAATATCCATCAAAGGTGAAAGCACCGTATTCCCATGCCTAGAAGCACCATGCTACAATGGCACTACAGCATCCTGGTTGCAACAACTAACGATTAGTACATCAAGTCTGTGATCCCATCAATTTGCGTCGGTAATTGAAACCAACAAATGCATCCCCGAGCGTCAGCGAGATGACACACTGGTTCGGAGGCATATCAACGAACACACACCGAGCACGAGCAACCCACGGCACAGGGATCCCGTAGCAAAGCAAGCGAGACATGCGGATCACTACAAGTCCCCCAGCGGCGGCCGaggagaagggagggggaggaggaggaggacgtgaGCACTTACTCCTTCTCCTCGCGCGCCATGACGAGCGGGTCGTCGCGCTTGATGTCGTAGGGGTACCACTGCGCCACCTGGTCGCCGACCATCTTCTTCCGCAGAAGCTTCGTCGCCGCGCGCTTCCCCGTCAGGTTCAGCGCGTGTCCAAAGATGGACGCCCGCACCTCCGCGGcccccgccgtcgccgccgccgccagcagccGCCGCagcccgcccgccgccgcgctcatttctccctcctccctctcagcGGTGGTGGAATGGATGGCTCGTGATCTGACGGACCGACGGCCCAGATCGCCCTGTATTGCCGTGGTTTCGTGGACTTCTCGAGTATTGGGCTGGACCGGGCGGGTAACACGGTAAGCTCGGCCCGAATGAATGGACGATATGTCTGATGGGCCATCatcctttttccttttttccgTGCTTTGCACGAGTGTGACTAAATTTTCAGAGAATCCACGAGGACGGTCTTTTTTATAGTTTCCTACTAAATCCATGTTTGTTTCTGTTATAAGAATCAAATCCATGTTTTTACAGTATAGCATAATGTCTCCTGAGGCCTTCACCAACTGATCCGATGAACTTAAAACTTGAATTCAAGCTCCATTTTGAAGTTTGACTTTGTCCAATTCAATTTCTTTGAGATCCATCATGATTTATCATATATCTATTCCGGTCGCTCTTCATCAGTTTTGCTAGGAGTCATGTGTGCAACAAAGCGCTCTCACTGCAACGTACATTGATAAAGCTACTAGTCTCGTAGCACTACATCTAAGTGCTCCCATCACCAAATTGCACTTAGACACTATTATGTACTTAGCCTTCACGAAACTTTGCAAGTTGCAAAATATGCCAAATCCAAACTCGGAGGGCCAAGAAAACCAAATGGCCTCAATTTGACTAACTCGTTGCCGCTATCACTGCAAAACAGTGTTAGCCATAGTTCACCAATCACTAAAACCCCAAAATACCCAAAAATAAGGACCTCAATGCATAAGAGGAGGATGTCAATGTactcttttttatttttatttatgttaATAAAAGTCCAGTAGAGGACAACCCCTCCTGTTTCCCTAAAAAAATGTACTCCGCCTACACTGCTCACCATGAGCGGCTTCCAAGGTGTGGGCTGGCACCTTCTTTCTTGAATCCTGCTAGCCAAGGCGCTCGATAAAACGAGGGACTATGCAACTATTGGTCTGTGACATGTGAGATGCTCTAAATGCACTGCTCATCACCTTTTTGCTAGAGGATGACATAGTTTCATGGGCTTATCTCCGTAGTGCAAGAGGATAGGAACAATTGCTCAAGCTTTTCTCTGTAGTTAGAACATCTACTGGAAACAGCAACATTGCCGAGGGCAaaagactttgccgagggcctgatttcgggcactcggcaaatcctttctTTGTCGAGGGCCGCCCTCGGCGAAGCTTAGCCCTCGGCAACGGCTCGTTCGCCGAGGGCCGGACCCTCGGCAATCAACGGCCCACGGCAAAGGcccacctttgccgagggccgggccCTCGGCACAGTACCGCCTCTCGGCGACCTCGGCCGAGCGTGATGGCGGCACCGgccgtcagcctttgccgagggctcggcgttaggccctcggcaaagaatttggaaataaaaaaataaaactctttgccgagggccagttgtacaggccctcggcaaatattttgAACGGGATGGCGCCGgcggaaataaaaagaaaacatctttgccgagggccttggatgttggccctcggcaaagaaattaaataaaaaaatctttgccgagggctctggatctaggccctcggcaaagaggggaccCCATATAAAAAAGGGAACGGCCGGGCGGGCGGCCTTATCCCAAGCCGCGCCCGCCCGAGCCGCcactcgcccgccgccgccgccgcgcacgccaccgcgcgctcggccgccgcgcggacgccgccgccgcgcaggccGCAGCCGCGCTCGGCCGCCGCGTAAGCCGCCGCgcgctcgcccgccgccgccgcgcaggccgccgccgcccctcccccGTCGCCCTCCGTTTCCTCCTCTCCTGTCGTCTCGCCCCGTCgcctgcccacggcccgccgccGCCCCGGCCGCGTCCTCCGCCGTCGTCGCCCGGAAGGTTCGGTGCCTCTGCTCCCTCCCCAGTCTCTTCTTTACAAAGTCACCTTGATTTCGCAATCTTGACCTGAAACCTTGAAATGTTGTTATTGCGCATCATTGTATTGCTTTTGCATGGATTAGTCTTTGTTGCTAGTGAACTGATGATTATTTCTGCATAACTGATCCGTAAAGGGACGTTTGAAATGATTCTACTACAAAGCTTAGCAAAATCTGAATAACAACATTTATGCTCGCTATTAAGTATGAATGGAATTAACTCCTATAGGAAGAGAAAAGTGTAATGTGCTTACTTACAGCCCGAAAAATTTAGGATTTACTGGTTCAGTACTTTTCTGCAGTTGCACTTGTTTTATTCACTGTCTAAGCGGGTCATGTTTTGAAGCAATTACTTGGGCATGCAATGCAGGTGGTTCTGGATAACGGCCTCGTCTGGACGACCTTGCCGTCACCTTCACTTCCCCGTCCCTCGGTCGAGTAGAAGGTAAAACCAtgggttgtcggccatcgcgccGTTTTTTGATGTGGATGGCCTTCGTGCCTCccattgttgatgtgtcggcctttgTGTCATGAATGTGGGTGTTGGCCATCGAGCcgattttttttgcaggttttggaaacctccccgtacaggggaggttctgccgaaatttttaacttatacCCTTTTTTTTTGCAGAGCAGAGGACGTCAAAGGAGCTTCAGAGTAGTCGATCGTCCTCGTCGGCGCTATGACTCTCCACTGCCCCGACTCACCACTGCCCCGCTACCCTGTCTCCACCGCCACCTTAGGTATAAACAACCTCTACTCCTGTATCTTTGTCGTAGACTGCGTaaaccagttaggcgtctcccgtctgaaagagatatggttggaggCATGCAGATCACTGTGTGTATCTAACCGTATCTGTTTctgattgtccacgttttttggacagcccgcgtatgcgtagatgaggtcagtttccatgctccgctccgatCCGagccagaatttcggcagcacctccccattgttctccgaatacacaaacttctttgcaggacgtgtattgggagaacatcggagaggtgttgccgaaattctgtctcggataggagcggagcatggaaactgacctcatctacgcatacgcgggtgggattaggatctatcctcacctattagacagtaggaacaccggcTAGGTGCAGTTGATGGTTACGTTACTCAGTGATGTATTTgtcaaaggatggaggaccgtcagtggatgtacacggggcgAAGAAGTCGAAACGATTACGACGTGGATTGGGTGAAGAGGACAGatgacttcttgaaacatgcatttggcgagGGTGTAGCTAAAgggcattctctagtttggtgtccgtgCAGCCACTGTGACAATAGGAGAAGGGTGGACAAGCagaccatgggtaaacatcttgtgtaccATGGTTATACGCCGGGCTACCActggtggatctaccatggtgaagctgatcgtatcagagaggaggtggtgagaccacgtctcgagccttttgatgatgatgctggggtagcagacatgatAGATGACGCTCACCAAgctcagttcgctgaaggacgtgacaaggaggagatggaggcaaacGTAGAagccttctacaaaatgttggactcggcgTCTAAACCCCTTCACGAGCATACAAatatttctcagctggatgccattgggcGTGTGATGGggctgaaggccgagttaaacctgagtcgagaaggcttcgataagatgttgactgtgtttggcaccatgctatcGAAGAACCACATTCTGCCCCCCAACTTGTACGAGTCAGAAAAACTCCTTCGTGCGCTCAAGATGCCATATGATAAGATACATTGTTGTCCAAAAGGGTGTGTCCTATtttggaaagaacacgagcatgcaaagtactGTTCGAAGTGTGGATCCTCTAGATACCTGGAGGTAGTATCTGGTGATGGCCAAAAGGTGCAGCTTACGATCCCCGCGAGAGTCTTACGTCACCTTCCTTTCATAGCGAGGATCCAACGACTTTTCATGACTGAGGAAactgcgaaacagatgacatggcacaagaatggcaagcGGTACAATCCGGACAAGATGGTTCATCCATCCGATGCTGAAGCATGGCAGTACTTTAATGATCGACATCCTAAGAAAGCAGCTGAGGCTCAGAATGTACGTGTCGCCTTCGCAACAGATGGATTCAATCCTTATGGATTGATGTcttccccatacacatgttggcctgtGTTCACTATCCCTCTCAACCTCCCCCCTGGCATCACCTTCCAACGACAGAACGTATTTTTGtcgctgataattcctggacacctaggaagtaatatgggagtgttcatggagcctgtgattgacgAATTGATAAAAGCTTGGggaggggtatggacatacgaccgagctacaaggtCAAGCTTCAAAATGTACGTTTGGTATCACTACTCTCTGCATGatttcctggcgtatgggttattctgcgcctggtgtgttcacgggaagttcccgtgCCCACTATGCAAGAAAGctgtgaggtttatttggttgaaAAAGGGtagcaagtattcgtcgttcgacaagcatcgtcaattcctcccttctgaacatccattcagacaagacatcaagaactttacaaaaggtgttgcagtgacagaccctaaaccccacatcaggagtggtgccgaggttcatgctcagatagatgctctcgtgcccaacgaaggaggtggttttgtgggttatggtgaggaacatatgtggactcataagtccggcttgaccaggctcccctatttcgatgaccttcttctgccacataacattgatgtaatgcacaccgaaaagaatatcgccgaggcactttgggcaactcTCATGAATACAGAGAAAtctaaggacaatgttaaggctagagtggacctggcgacgttgtgcgataggaaaaaacaagagatgcaacctcctagtggTCGAAACAAGAAGTGGAAAAAGCCTAAGGTGGATTTCGTCTTGAAAATAGATGCCAGGAGGgaagtacttcaatggatcaAGAACTTGATGTTCCCAGATGGCTATGCCGCtaatctgagcaggggagtgaacttaggcactttgtgagtcaa
This genomic interval carries:
- the LOC136513928 gene encoding small ribosomal subunit protein mS33-like; the encoded protein is MSAAAGGLRRLLAAAATAGAAEVRASIFGHALNLTGKRAATKLLRKKMVGDQVAQWYPYDIKRDDPLVMAREEKERLAKLEMLKRRGKGPPKKGQGRRAVKRSK